A genomic region of Ewingella sp. CoE-038-23 contains the following coding sequences:
- a CDS encoding response regulator, with protein MNNGSALDVVIVEDEPYLAGLHRDFIEQNFNLRVVSIAATLAQARTQLQLYRPRLVLLDNYLPDGQGIELIDSALLKSLDCSVIFITAASDMNTCSQAMRYGAFDYIIKPVSFQRLRNSLERFLQFVHQLRNVKVLDQQALDRLYNLPATDMPAAPATKGIEPNTLELVRRVFIAEPDRNWSVDQVVEQVGISKTTGRRYLEYCVEIGFIAVEMQYGNIGHPRRLYRLIFREDQAPVHD; from the coding sequence ATCAATAACGGCAGCGCGCTGGACGTGGTGATTGTCGAGGACGAGCCTTATCTGGCCGGGCTGCACCGTGACTTTATTGAGCAAAACTTTAATCTGCGGGTGGTGAGCATCGCCGCCACGCTGGCGCAGGCCAGAACTCAGCTGCAACTTTACCGGCCACGGCTGGTGCTGCTGGACAACTATCTGCCGGACGGTCAGGGCATTGAGCTTATCGACAGCGCGCTGCTGAAAAGCCTCGACTGCTCCGTGATTTTCATCACCGCCGCCAGCGACATGAATACCTGTAGTCAGGCGATGCGCTATGGCGCGTTTGACTACATCATCAAGCCGGTCTCTTTCCAGCGCCTGCGCAATTCGCTCGAGCGCTTTTTGCAGTTTGTGCATCAGTTGCGCAATGTGAAGGTGCTTGACCAACAGGCCCTCGACAGGCTGTATAACCTGCCCGCCACTGACATGCCCGCAGCCCCTGCGACCAAAGGCATTGAGCCGAATACGCTGGAGCTGGTTCGCCGGGTGTTTATCGCCGAGCCGGACCGCAATTGGTCAGTCGATCAGGTGGTGGAACAGGTAGGAATTAGCAAAACTACCGGGCGGCGATATCTGGAATATTGCGTGGAAATAGGCTTTATCGCGGTGGAAATGCAGTACGGAAATATTGGCCATCCACGGCGACTTTACCGGCTGATATTCCGCGAAGATCAGGCCCCTGTTCATGACTAA
- the proX gene encoding glycine betaine/L-proline ABC transporter substrate-binding protein ProX yields MRKSTLWAAAALTTLASATTFAADLPGKGVTVTPIQSTISEETFQTLLVSKALEKLGYDVQPIREVDYNVGYTTIAAGDATFTAVNWSPLHDEMYKAAGGDKTFYREGTYVNGAAQGYLIDKKTAEKYHITNIEQLKDPKIAKLFDTNGDGKADLTGCTPGWGCEAALNEQLKAYGLEKTVNHNQGNYSAMIADTITRYKEGKPIFYYTWTPYWVSDVLVPGKDVLWMQVPFSVVPGEKDADTALPNGKNYGFKVSTMHIVANKKWAEANPAAAKLFAIMQLPLKDINAQNSAMHAGQSSEADINNQTDGWIKAHQATFDGWVKEAAAAAKS; encoded by the coding sequence ATGCGTAAATCAACTCTCTGGGCGGCCGCCGCCCTGACCACGCTGGCTTCAGCCACCACTTTCGCCGCTGACCTGCCGGGTAAAGGCGTCACCGTCACCCCGATTCAGAGCACCATCAGCGAAGAGACCTTCCAGACGCTGCTGGTCAGCAAGGCGCTGGAAAAACTGGGTTACGACGTTCAGCCAATTCGCGAAGTAGATTACAACGTGGGTTACACCACCATCGCCGCCGGTGATGCCACTTTCACCGCCGTAAACTGGTCGCCACTGCATGACGAAATGTACAAAGCCGCCGGTGGCGACAAGACCTTCTATCGCGAAGGGACCTATGTCAACGGCGCCGCGCAGGGCTATCTGATTGATAAGAAAACTGCCGAGAAGTACCACATCACCAATATCGAACAGCTGAAAGATCCCAAAATCGCCAAGCTGTTTGACACCAATGGTGACGGCAAGGCCGACCTGACGGGCTGTACGCCGGGCTGGGGCTGTGAAGCCGCGCTGAATGAGCAGCTGAAAGCCTACGGTTTGGAAAAAACTGTCAATCACAATCAGGGCAACTACTCGGCGATGATCGCCGACACCATCACCCGTTATAAAGAAGGTAAACCTATCTTCTATTACACCTGGACGCCGTACTGGGTCAGTGACGTGTTAGTGCCGGGTAAAGACGTGCTGTGGATGCAGGTGCCGTTCTCCGTGGTTCCGGGAGAGAAAGACGCCGACACCGCGCTGCCGAATGGCAAAAACTACGGTTTCAAAGTCAGCACTATGCACATCGTCGCGAACAAGAAATGGGCCGAAGCTAACCCAGCCGCCGCCAAATTGTTCGCCATCATGCAGTTACCTCTGAAAGACATCAACGCGCAGAACTCGGCGATGCACGCAGGCCAAAGTTCTGAAGCCGATATCAATAACCAGACCGACGGCTGGATCAAAGCCCACCAGGCCACCTTTGATGGCTGGGTAAAAGAGGCGGCTGCGGCAGCTAAGTCTTAA
- the proW gene encoding glycine betaine/L-proline ABC transporter permease ProW, translated as MKHSIHNDSIVQHAQAATQELDPSVDPWSADNASGGHVDAAQSAASAPTDAGSSDPWGGASGGSDAATTTAHSAPDATHQAATQANDWLNVAPAQHDQFNILDPFHTTLIPLDRWVTEGIDWLVTNFRPVFQGIRVPVDFVLSGFQHGLESLPAPIAMLIFALIAWQMAGLGMGVATLVSLVVIGAIGAWSQAMVTLALVLTSLFFCVLIGLPLGIWLARSQRAAKIIRPLLDAMQTTPAFVYLVPIVMLFGIGNVPGVVVTIIFALPPIVRLTILGINQVPEDLIEASQSFGASPSQMLFKVQLPLAMPTIMAGINQTLMLALSMVVIASMIAVGGLGQMVLRGIGRLDMGLASVGGAGIVILAIILDRLTQSMGQDTRSKGGHRWFTRGPIGLLTKPFAKKA; from the coding sequence ATGAAGCATTCAATTCATAACGATAGCATCGTCCAACACGCGCAGGCAGCCACTCAAGAACTCGATCCGTCCGTCGATCCGTGGAGTGCGGACAACGCCAGCGGTGGTCATGTTGACGCCGCGCAGTCAGCCGCATCGGCACCGACCGATGCGGGCAGCAGCGATCCTTGGGGCGGCGCGTCCGGCGGTAGCGATGCCGCAACCACGACCGCCCACAGCGCGCCGGATGCCACCCATCAGGCGGCGACGCAGGCCAACGACTGGCTGAACGTCGCCCCGGCGCAGCATGACCAGTTCAACATTCTCGACCCGTTTCACACCACGCTCATTCCTCTCGATCGCTGGGTTACAGAGGGGATTGACTGGCTGGTAACCAATTTCCGCCCGGTGTTCCAAGGGATCCGCGTGCCGGTAGACTTCGTGCTCAGTGGTTTCCAACACGGCCTTGAGTCACTCCCGGCCCCTATTGCCATGCTGATTTTTGCTCTGATTGCCTGGCAGATGGCGGGGTTAGGCATGGGTGTCGCCACGCTGGTTTCTTTGGTGGTGATTGGCGCTATCGGCGCGTGGTCACAGGCCATGGTGACTTTGGCGCTGGTGCTGACCTCGCTGTTCTTCTGCGTGCTGATAGGACTTCCGCTCGGTATCTGGCTGGCTCGCAGCCAGCGCGCGGCGAAAATCATTCGCCCCCTGCTCGATGCCATGCAGACCACGCCAGCGTTCGTCTACTTGGTGCCGATCGTCATGCTGTTTGGTATCGGTAACGTGCCGGGCGTCGTCGTGACCATCATCTTCGCCCTGCCGCCTATCGTGCGTCTGACCATCCTTGGGATTAATCAGGTGCCGGAAGATTTGATTGAAGCTTCGCAGTCCTTCGGCGCAAGCCCGAGCCAGATGCTGTTCAAAGTGCAGTTGCCGCTGGCGATGCCAACCATCATGGCCGGTATTAACCAGACGCTGATGCTGGCGCTGTCGATGGTGGTTATCGCCTCGATGATCGCCGTAGGCGGTCTGGGTCAGATGGTGCTGCGCGGCATCGGCCGTCTGGATATGGGTCTGGCGTCGGTGGGTGGTGCAGGTATCGTTATCCTCGCTATTATCCTCGACCGCCTGACGCAGTCGATGGGTCAAGATACCCGCAGCAAGGGTGGCCATCGCTGGTTTACCCGTGGTCCAATTGGCTTATTGACCAAGCCTTTCGCCAAAAAAGCCTAA
- the proV gene encoding glycine betaine/L-proline ABC transporter ATP-binding protein ProV, translating to MTIKIEVKNLYKVFGEHPERAFKLIDSGKSKEEIFEKTGLSLGVKNASLAIEEGEIFVIMGLSGSGKSTMVRLLNRLIEPTRGEVLIDGEDIAKISESKLRQVRRSKISMVFQSFALMPHLTVLNNTAFGMELAGVPTEERNQKALESLRQVGLENYANSYPDELSGGMRQRVGLARAMANNPDILLMDEAFSALDPLIRTEMQDELVKLQSQHQRTIVFISHDLDEAMRIGDRIAIMQGGEVVQVGTPEEILNNPANDYVRTFFRGVDISQVFSAKDIARRRGTLIRKTPGFGPRAALKLLEDADREYGYVLERGERFIGVVSIDSLKTALKANLSLESALLEFPAPVQADMPLSELISHVAAAPYAVPVVNESNNYIGIISKAMLLRALDKEGGNE from the coding sequence ATGACAATTAAAATCGAAGTAAAGAACCTGTATAAGGTATTTGGCGAGCACCCTGAGCGCGCATTTAAGCTGATAGATTCCGGCAAGAGTAAAGAAGAAATATTTGAGAAAACCGGGCTGTCATTGGGTGTCAAAAACGCCAGTCTGGCCATTGAAGAAGGCGAGATTTTCGTCATCATGGGATTATCCGGCTCCGGTAAATCCACTATGGTACGCCTTCTCAATCGTCTGATAGAACCCACCCGCGGTGAAGTGCTGATTGACGGCGAAGACATCGCCAAGATCTCCGAATCCAAACTGCGCCAGGTTCGCCGCAGCAAAATCAGTATGGTTTTCCAATCCTTCGCCCTGATGCCCCATCTGACCGTGTTGAACAACACTGCCTTTGGTATGGAGCTGGCTGGCGTGCCAACCGAGGAGCGCAACCAAAAAGCCCTCGAGTCTCTGCGTCAGGTTGGTCTGGAAAATTACGCTAACTCTTATCCCGATGAGCTGTCCGGCGGTATGCGTCAACGCGTTGGCCTGGCCCGCGCCATGGCGAATAACCCCGACATTCTGCTGATGGATGAGGCCTTCTCCGCGCTCGATCCCCTGATCCGTACCGAGATGCAAGATGAGCTGGTGAAGCTGCAATCCCAGCATCAGCGCACCATCGTGTTTATTTCCCATGACCTCGACGAAGCCATGCGCATTGGCGACCGTATTGCCATTATGCAGGGCGGCGAAGTGGTGCAGGTCGGCACGCCGGAAGAGATTTTGAATAATCCGGCCAATGACTATGTGCGCACCTTCTTCCGCGGCGTGGACATCAGTCAGGTGTTTAGCGCCAAAGATATCGCCCGCCGTCGCGGGACATTAATTCGTAAAACCCCCGGTTTTGGTCCGAGGGCAGCCCTCAAGCTGCTGGAAGATGCAGACCGCGAATATGGTTATGTGCTGGAACGTGGTGAACGCTTTATCGGCGTTGTGTCGATTGACTCACTGAAAACCGCGCTAAAAGCCAATCTTTCACTGGAGTCCGCCCTGCTGGAGTTCCCGGCACCGGTGCAGGCAGACATGCCGCTCAGTGAACTGATTTCTCACGTTGCCGCCGCGCCGTACGCCGTGCCGGTGGTCAATGAGAGCAATAACTATATCGGTATTATTTCCAAAGCCATGCTACTTCGTGCTCTGGACAAAGAAGGGGGTAACGAATAA
- a CDS encoding LysR family transcriptional regulator, with protein MNLKQIRFALAVAQEQNFTRAAQRCHTVQSALSHQIAKLEEELGCVLFERTSRQVRLTAAGRAFIGPAEQLLAAQTHLLDTMDALKGEVSGTLTVGIISTLNAIDVIGQLASFTERYPRVNIRMYVAMSEKLLEDVQQLRTDVAFVGLWPGDSAALRLPNRLLADEPLVALLSPTHPFATCPQLTLSQLAQVPLVDFYAGAGARRQTDSAFSEAGITRHVSFEIDHIEWLESIVRRSLAAGIVPLSHAQHAKDLISVPIENAPRRQVLCVWQNSLSTAAERFLAFAEEEEGEK; from the coding sequence ATGAACCTCAAACAGATCCGTTTTGCCCTTGCGGTGGCGCAAGAACAGAATTTTACCCGCGCAGCTCAGCGTTGCCACACCGTGCAGTCGGCCCTTAGCCACCAGATAGCCAAATTGGAAGAGGAGCTAGGCTGCGTGCTGTTTGAACGCACTTCGCGGCAAGTGAGATTGACCGCGGCGGGACGAGCTTTTATCGGGCCAGCGGAGCAGTTGCTCGCCGCGCAAACCCACCTGCTGGATACCATGGACGCCTTGAAAGGCGAAGTGAGCGGCACTCTCACCGTAGGCATTATTTCAACGCTTAACGCGATAGATGTTATTGGCCAACTGGCGAGTTTTACCGAGCGCTACCCGCGGGTGAATATCCGCATGTATGTCGCGATGAGCGAGAAGCTGCTGGAAGACGTGCAACAGCTGCGCACCGACGTGGCTTTTGTCGGTTTATGGCCGGGAGACAGCGCCGCGCTCCGTTTGCCCAACCGCCTGCTGGCCGACGAACCCCTGGTGGCGCTGCTCAGCCCGACACATCCCTTCGCCACTTGCCCGCAGCTCACGCTTAGCCAGCTGGCCCAGGTGCCGCTGGTGGATTTTTATGCCGGAGCCGGGGCCAGGCGGCAGACCGACAGCGCCTTCAGCGAAGCCGGAATAACGCGCCACGTCAGCTTTGAAATCGACCACATCGAGTGGCTGGAGAGCATCGTTCGCCGCTCGCTGGCGGCGGGCATTGTGCCGCTTTCTCACGCCCAACACGCCAAAGACCTGATCTCGGTTCCTATCGAAAACGCCCCGCGTCGACAGGTGTTGTGCGTCTGGCAAAACAGCCTCTCCACCGCCGCCGAACGCTTTTTGGCGTTTGCAGAGGAGGAGGAAGGGGAAAAATAA
- a CDS encoding MFS transporter: MTNSTKHSPLTPGLIVLMAIATGLAVASNYYPQPLLETIARAFGLSVNQAGFIVTIAQLGYAFGLMFIVPLGDMFERRKLIVVMTALSAVGLFITAMAPTLTIMLIGTALTGLFSVVAQILVPLAATLAEPAKRGKVVGLIMSGLLLGILLARTVAGALAQLGGWRTVYWVASALMLILAVILWRRLPTHKQHTDLNYGQLLKSIFSLFFKTPVLRTRALIGLCSFANFSILWTSMAFLLAGPAYGYSEGVIGLFGLVGAAGALAATRAGQLADKGKAQLTTTYGLILILLSWAAIAYGQHSVVSLIIGIIVLDLAAQGVHITNQSVIYKSMPEARNRLTAGYMTTYFIGGAIGSVLSASAYEWAGWYGVSAAGVVMSTLNLLVWWSGYKYKMA; this comes from the coding sequence ATGACTAATTCAACCAAGCACTCCCCTCTCACGCCGGGGCTGATCGTTCTTATGGCGATAGCCACGGGCCTGGCGGTCGCCAGTAACTACTATCCGCAACCCCTGCTGGAGACCATCGCACGCGCCTTTGGTCTGTCAGTCAATCAGGCCGGTTTTATCGTCACCATTGCCCAGCTCGGCTATGCCTTTGGCCTGATGTTTATCGTCCCGCTGGGGGATATGTTCGAGCGCCGCAAACTGATCGTGGTGATGACCGCCCTCTCCGCCGTCGGGTTGTTTATCACCGCCATGGCCCCGACGCTGACCATTATGCTGATTGGTACCGCGCTGACCGGGCTGTTCTCGGTGGTGGCGCAGATTTTGGTGCCACTGGCCGCCACCCTGGCTGAACCGGCGAAACGCGGCAAAGTGGTCGGATTGATTATGTCCGGCCTGCTGCTGGGTATCCTGCTGGCGCGAACCGTGGCGGGCGCGCTGGCGCAGCTCGGCGGCTGGCGTACCGTCTACTGGGTGGCCAGCGCCCTGATGCTGATTTTGGCGGTGATCCTTTGGCGTCGTCTGCCGACCCACAAACAGCACACCGACCTGAACTACGGCCAGCTGTTGAAATCCATTTTTAGCCTTTTCTTCAAAACGCCGGTGCTGCGTACCCGCGCGTTAATCGGCCTGTGCTCCTTCGCCAACTTCAGCATTTTGTGGACCTCCATGGCCTTCCTGCTGGCGGGCCCGGCCTATGGCTATTCCGAAGGAGTGATTGGGCTGTTCGGGCTGGTCGGCGCGGCGGGCGCACTGGCGGCGACCCGCGCCGGGCAGCTGGCAGATAAAGGCAAGGCGCAGTTGACCACCACTTACGGTTTGATTCTTATCTTGCTGTCATGGGCGGCTATCGCCTACGGCCAGCACTCGGTGGTCTCGTTGATTATCGGCATTATCGTGCTGGATTTGGCAGCGCAGGGTGTGCACATCACCAACCAGAGCGTGATTTATAAGTCGATGCCGGAAGCGCGTAACCGCCTCACCGCAGGTTACATGACCACCTATTTCATCGGCGGCGCGATAGGTTCTGTGTTGTCTGCTTCGGCCTATGAGTGGGCCGGATGGTATGGCGTTTCCGCCGCTGGCGTGGTGATGAGTACCCTAAACCTGCTGGTCTGGTGGTCGGGTTACAAGTACAAAATGGCCTGA
- the proX gene encoding glycine betaine/L-proline ABC transporter substrate-binding protein ProX: MRTTHIRAIALSVLLAAPAAFAADLPGKGVVVKPLQSTLPEESFQTELVNRALQKLGYDVQPTGEVDYNVAYTAIASGDSTYMAVNWDPMQVDMYDGAGGDKKFYRQGTFISGAAQGYLIDKKTADQYHITSLDQLKDPKLAKLFDANGDGKADLAGCDPGWECGNVISTQLKAYGLDSTVQQNQGNYSAIIADTLTRFKRGKPVLYYTWTPYWVSNEMKLGKDVVWLTVPFSANPGSNKDLDTKLPNGKNYGFPVNNEHIVANKQWAEANPAAAKLFAIIKLPLADVNAQNLRMHEGESSTADIQQHVDGWIKAHQATFDGWIAEAAAAATKS; encoded by the coding sequence ATGCGCACGACACACATCAGAGCGATTGCTCTCTCCGTATTACTGGCGGCACCTGCCGCTTTCGCCGCCGACCTGCCGGGTAAAGGCGTGGTGGTGAAGCCGCTGCAAAGCACGCTTCCAGAAGAATCATTCCAAACCGAACTGGTGAATCGTGCCCTGCAAAAGCTGGGTTATGACGTGCAGCCGACGGGTGAGGTGGATTACAACGTCGCCTACACCGCCATCGCCAGCGGCGACTCTACCTACATGGCGGTGAACTGGGACCCAATGCAGGTCGATATGTATGACGGCGCGGGCGGTGACAAGAAGTTTTACCGTCAGGGGACCTTCATCAGCGGCGCGGCGCAGGGTTATTTGATCGACAAAAAAACCGCCGATCAATACCACATCACTAGCCTCGATCAGTTGAAAGATCCCAAGCTCGCCAAGCTATTTGACGCCAATGGCGACGGCAAGGCAGACCTCGCTGGCTGCGATCCGGGTTGGGAATGCGGCAACGTGATTAGCACCCAGCTCAAGGCTTACGGCCTCGACAGCACGGTGCAGCAGAATCAGGGCAACTATTCGGCCATCATCGCCGACACTCTGACGCGCTTCAAAAGAGGCAAGCCGGTGCTCTACTACACCTGGACGCCATATTGGGTGAGCAACGAGATGAAACTGGGCAAAGACGTGGTATGGCTGACAGTGCCATTCTCAGCGAATCCGGGTTCGAACAAAGATTTGGACACCAAGCTGCCTAATGGCAAGAACTACGGTTTCCCGGTCAACAATGAACATATCGTGGCCAACAAACAGTGGGCCGAAGCTAACCCGGCCGCCGCTAAGCTGTTCGCCATCATCAAACTGCCTCTGGCTGACGTGAATGCGCAAAACCTGCGGATGCACGAAGGCGAATCCTCAACGGCAGACATTCAGCAGCACGTGGATGGCTGGATCAAAGCTCATCAGGCCACTTTCGACGGCTGGATTGCCGAAGCTGCCGCTGCAGCTACAAAATCCTAA
- a CDS encoding 2-hydroxycarboxylate transporter family protein encodes MSTTDDSYVVVKKKETPAVSTKERWWHILDNYKIGIIPLPFFLLAGVLILLDCLNGKLPSDIVVMVATLAFFGFACGEFGKRLPIIGKLGAAAICATFIPSALVHYGLLPDVVVDSTVKFYKSTNILYLYICCIIVGSIMSMNRQVLIQGFLRIFIPMLCGEIVGMVAGLAMGMALGLPPFQTFFFLILPIMAGGVGEGAIPLSMGYATILHMEQGVALGRILPIVMLGGLTAIVLAGVLNQIGKRYPHLTGEGQLMPAKNGLIGHGLEEFKGKPDVNALACGALLAVLLYMVGMLGQRLIGLPAPVGMLFAAVVVKLLNGVSPTIQQGSMTVYKFFRTAVTYPVLFAVGVAITPWQELVNAFTISNLCVIVTTVCALVGTGYFVGKKIGMHPIDVAIVSCCQSGQGGTGDVAILTSGNRMALMPFAQIATRIGGAINVSVGLLVLAKFFA; translated from the coding sequence ATGAGCACCACTGATGATTCCTACGTTGTTGTGAAAAAGAAGGAAACCCCGGCCGTTTCTACCAAGGAGCGCTGGTGGCATATCTTGGATAACTACAAGATAGGGATCATTCCGCTGCCTTTCTTCCTACTGGCGGGCGTGCTGATTCTGCTTGATTGCCTGAATGGCAAACTGCCGAGCGATATCGTGGTGATGGTGGCGACGCTGGCCTTCTTCGGCTTTGCCTGCGGCGAGTTCGGCAAACGCCTGCCTATCATCGGCAAGCTGGGCGCAGCGGCAATCTGCGCCACCTTTATTCCTTCCGCGCTGGTGCACTACGGCCTGCTGCCGGACGTGGTGGTCGACTCGACGGTCAAATTCTATAAATCCACCAATATTCTCTATCTCTACATCTGCTGCATTATTGTCGGCAGCATCATGAGCATGAACCGTCAGGTGCTGATTCAGGGCTTCCTGCGGATCTTCATCCCAATGCTGTGTGGCGAAATCGTCGGCATGGTGGCCGGGCTGGCGATGGGCATGGCACTTGGCCTGCCGCCGTTCCAGACCTTCTTCTTCCTCATTTTGCCAATCATGGCCGGTGGCGTGGGCGAAGGTGCCATCCCGCTGTCGATGGGTTATGCGACCATTCTGCACATGGAGCAGGGCGTGGCGCTGGGCCGCATTCTGCCTATCGTGATGCTGGGTGGTTTGACCGCTATCGTGCTGGCGGGCGTGCTGAACCAAATCGGTAAACGCTATCCGCACCTGACTGGCGAAGGCCAGCTGATGCCAGCGAAAAACGGCCTGATTGGTCACGGGCTGGAAGAGTTCAAAGGCAAGCCTGACGTCAACGCGCTGGCCTGCGGCGCGCTGCTGGCGGTGCTGCTGTACATGGTGGGGATGCTGGGGCAGCGCCTGATTGGCCTGCCTGCGCCAGTCGGCATGCTGTTCGCGGCGGTGGTGGTCAAACTGCTGAACGGCGTGTCACCGACCATTCAACAAGGGTCGATGACGGTGTACAAATTCTTCCGCACGGCGGTGACTTACCCGGTGCTGTTCGCGGTGGGCGTGGCGATCACCCCTTGGCAGGAGCTGGTTAATGCCTTCACCATTTCGAACCTGTGCGTGATTGTGACCACGGTCTGCGCGCTGGTCGGCACGGGCTATTTTGTCGGCAAGAAAATCGGCATGCACCCTATCGACGTGGCTATTGTTTCTTGCTGCCAGAGCGGGCAGGGCGGCACCGGCGACGTGGCTATCCTGACCTCCGGCAATCGCATGGCGCTGATGCCCTTCGCGCAAATCGCCACCCGCATCGGTGGCGCAATCAACGTGTCGGTTGGCCTGCTGGTCTTGGCGAAATTCTTCGCCTGA
- a CDS encoding sensor histidine kinase yields MRLRFTFQIKLFLSLVGFSCVLLAVLGLLLFRTVDEQLHKDLGSRAKVQASQIALMPGLAERVEAEDSAGVAKLVAPLRAKSDASYIVIGDVHADHLYHSQSPERLGKPLVGGDNAEVLEGKTIITVRQGGIGISLRSKAPIVDANNKVIGIVSVGYLISYIDDVTVKLLAQTALSGILLLALLFLFSWLFSKNLKKQMFWLEPKEIALLVRQQKALLEAIYEGVIAIDHQQRILSINHAARELLDIRQPEDLLVGQHIRDIIHTGAEFFTGDRETPNSHDEVTRFNQRQVIVNRVRIELGPSSEIGWVVSFRDKNDINTLSSQLSQVKRYADNLRIMRHEQLNWTATLAGLLQMKRYDEAMGYIQAQSEGAQAVLDFVSERFASPTICGLLLGKYSSAREKGIELTFDPACQLQRMPAALSESELMSIIGNLIDNAVDATLAAPGPHQPVEFYLTDRNDELLIEVADQGAGLSAEIRPRIFEQGATTKPLSSADQTGGEHGIGLYVVASYVHQAQGMIEISDNQPRGTVFSLFIPNPKPPGSNS; encoded by the coding sequence ATGCGATTACGATTCACCTTTCAAATAAAGCTCTTTCTCTCTCTGGTGGGTTTTTCCTGCGTGCTTTTGGCGGTACTCGGGCTACTTTTATTCCGCACCGTGGATGAACAACTGCATAAAGATTTGGGCAGCCGCGCCAAAGTGCAGGCTTCGCAAATCGCCCTGATGCCCGGCCTGGCTGAGCGCGTCGAGGCCGAAGACAGCGCGGGAGTGGCAAAACTGGTCGCGCCGCTGCGCGCTAAAAGTGACGCCAGCTATATCGTTATTGGCGATGTGCATGCCGACCACCTATACCATTCGCAGTCGCCGGAACGCCTCGGTAAACCTCTGGTTGGCGGGGATAACGCCGAAGTGCTCGAGGGAAAAACCATTATTACCGTGCGTCAGGGCGGCATCGGGATCTCTTTACGCAGCAAAGCGCCCATTGTGGACGCCAATAATAAAGTCATCGGCATTGTCTCCGTCGGTTACCTGATTTCATACATTGATGACGTGACGGTGAAATTGCTGGCGCAGACCGCGCTGTCCGGCATTCTGCTATTAGCCCTACTGTTCCTCTTCTCATGGTTATTCAGTAAGAATCTCAAGAAACAGATGTTCTGGCTGGAGCCAAAAGAGATTGCGCTATTAGTTCGCCAACAGAAGGCGCTGCTGGAAGCCATTTATGAAGGGGTGATCGCCATTGATCACCAGCAGCGGATTTTGTCCATCAACCACGCCGCCCGTGAGCTGCTGGACATCCGCCAGCCGGAAGACCTGCTGGTCGGCCAGCACATCCGCGACATCATCCACACCGGCGCGGAGTTCTTCACCGGCGACCGCGAAACGCCCAACAGCCATGATGAGGTGACGCGTTTTAATCAGCGACAGGTGATCGTCAACCGCGTGCGCATTGAGCTAGGCCCGTCATCGGAGATCGGCTGGGTGGTCAGTTTCCGCGATAAAAACGACATTAACACCCTCAGCAGCCAGCTCAGTCAGGTGAAACGCTATGCTGACAACCTGCGTATCATGCGCCACGAGCAGCTTAACTGGACGGCGACGCTGGCCGGCCTGTTGCAGATGAAACGCTATGACGAGGCAATGGGCTACATTCAGGCGCAGTCCGAAGGGGCGCAGGCAGTGCTGGATTTTGTTTCAGAGCGCTTTGCCTCGCCGACGATTTGCGGTTTATTGTTAGGGAAATACTCCAGCGCGCGGGAAAAAGGCATTGAGCTGACCTTCGACCCGGCTTGCCAGCTTCAGCGCATGCCCGCCGCGTTGAGCGAGTCAGAGCTGATGTCGATTATCGGCAATCTGATCGATAACGCGGTAGACGCCACGCTGGCCGCGCCGGGGCCGCATCAGCCGGTAGAGTTCTACCTGACTGACCGCAATGACGAGCTGCTGATTGAAGTGGCGGATCAGGGCGCGGGGTTGTCGGCGGAGATCCGTCCGCGTATTTTCGAACAGGGCGCAACCACCAAGCCGCTCTCCTCGGCTGACCAAACCGGCGGGGAGCACGGCATCGGGCTATATGTGGTCGCCAGCTATGTGCATCAGGCGCAGGGCATGATTGAGATTTCAGACAATCAGCCGCGGGGTACGGTGTTCTCACTGTTTATTCCCAATCCGAAACCGCCGGGCAGCAACAGCTAA